A genomic stretch from Shewanella woodyi ATCC 51908 includes:
- a CDS encoding HD domain-containing phosphohydrolase: MADLNSTLQESSNNQVDIEVMGDFFDDFKAAHQTCDSVLIELEDDPENDSLLNSLFRSIHTIKGNLIYVGLKDLTPLIQSLEDLLDAIRKKSIAYDSLLCDVILLTLDRTESMVLSRMDPDSEDLVFMLSDSDIDNLCVNISCIVDVPPENRIEYIRACLFVLDPDSHLEANDQFSSSTDKVIPNTGSEELLNSRELKINTDYLISNESVKHKEFDDVLKKYGVEIDEDIYFFKNLSTPLESRSFYWKGRTLRLLILSLAMNKCSGDRVNSSQLAVAVMMHDLGMSFLSRSSLTNTGAFSETEIVALHRHPGTSSLLLSEFENWGEAAQIVLQHHEQVDGAGYPNHLTGDKICDGAKIIAIADTFDARSHERAHHTLLKRPLVRTMNEINNFSGTQFDPYWVEIFNQVVGESKG, encoded by the coding sequence ATGGCTGATTTGAACAGCACTTTGCAAGAGAGTAGCAATAACCAAGTTGATATCGAAGTAATGGGCGATTTTTTTGATGACTTTAAAGCCGCACATCAAACCTGTGATTCTGTATTAATTGAGCTTGAAGATGACCCTGAAAATGACAGCTTGTTGAACTCCCTATTTAGATCGATTCACACCATCAAGGGCAATCTGATTTATGTTGGCTTAAAAGATTTAACCCCGTTAATTCAGAGCTTAGAAGATCTTTTGGATGCAATTCGCAAAAAATCTATCGCCTATGACAGCCTGCTCTGCGATGTGATTTTGCTGACATTGGATAGAACTGAAAGCATGGTGCTGTCGAGAATGGATCCTGATTCAGAGGATTTAGTTTTTATGTTATCTGACTCTGATATCGACAACTTGTGTGTCAATATTAGCTGTATAGTCGATGTTCCCCCTGAAAATAGAATCGAATATATCAGAGCTTGCTTGTTTGTTTTAGATCCTGACTCTCACCTTGAAGCCAATGATCAATTCAGTAGTTCTACGGATAAAGTGATACCTAATACTGGGAGTGAAGAGTTACTCAATAGTAGAGAACTAAAGATAAATACCGATTATTTAATAAGCAATGAGTCAGTAAAACATAAAGAGTTTGATGATGTACTAAAAAAATACGGTGTCGAAATTGATGAAGATATATATTTCTTCAAAAACCTTAGTACCCCTCTAGAGAGCCGATCGTTTTATTGGAAAGGTCGCACACTGCGTTTACTGATCTTATCCCTTGCAATGAATAAGTGCTCTGGTGACAGGGTAAACTCTTCTCAACTCGCTGTCGCGGTTATGATGCACGATTTGGGTATGTCATTTCTTTCCCGCTCCTCGCTGACTAATACTGGCGCATTTAGTGAAACTGAAATAGTTGCTCTACATCGTCACCCTGGTACCAGCTCCCTTTTGTTGAGCGAGTTTGAAAATTGGGGTGAAGCTGCACAGATTGTTTTGCAGCACCATGAGCAGGTAGATGGTGCTGGTTACCCAAATCACCTTACTGGTGACAAAATCTGCGATGGTGCCAAAATCATCGCTATCGCTGATACTTTTGATGCAAGGTCCCACGAAAGGGCACATCACACTTTATTAAAAAGGCCTCTAGTTCGCACTATGAATGAGATAAATAACTTCTCCGGTACCCAGTTTGATCCCTACTGGGTTGAGATATTTAATCAAGTAGTGGGGGAGAGTAAAGGTTAA
- a CDS encoding DUF3857 domain-containing transglutaminase family protein, with amino-acid sequence MSPVCQLAGCVKFAFLLLLFPQMAFAAAQYTVEIKPAPVWVQQVQTSKPDTIPVDDIESGNYYLLVDNQLKIDETSSKVRFNRIQQLVVNQRGLEHNSQIEVDFDPLYESLVFHSLAIIRDDQTIDKLASSDISVLKQEGRIEQGLYDGRLTANIILADLRVGDVIDYSYSVIGANPIYQGIFSYRRTLQWSVPLYAQSVRVLWGKTKPLYVDVRNAPNTVSHKDITLDNKPYVEYAISRSNSPILITESNTPTWYNPFVTVYFSEINHWGRVVDWAQPLYHQPEINANNVQEVINEIKLKTSVPNQQVMLALNYVQDQIRYLGLEMGINSHQPSKAEDTLERRYGDCKDKVVLFIALLKGMDIDAYPVLVDTEEGLDLPLQPVSINAFNHVIAKVQVLGMTYWLDPTMNYQRGPLSAIYQADYDYGLVIKPGVSELAEIKIHDPQSMLVKTEIYDLSAGKDGESKLTAKNQYLGDRAQNLRYQLEDIGFKALQSLYEDYYRELFSDIKLIDKVIISDDKQTGVLYTQQDYVIQQAWQPEGDNFDIGFTSHSIRNALNKPSKAERSSPYWISFPNKIDHTIEIKVSNGNWTFPSESLVEDNPYFSYEYSVNFNDDAKLLTLKFNYRSKAGAIPEMNIGDYIAAIEKIEESLYYSIITYGDGASTANEASDSGAAVNEGLSTQDELILFAVLLYILGVIYAIATWRIDSSSRLEYCDEVYYPVSRRKMLILSLATGGIYTSYWIYRNWKYVKQTEQLGIMPIARGIFSAFWYYPLFSHLVADSKARFAKNTIMPMGIGVVAAILFFIANYSYNTDNWYLVGMLASPILLFPMLSYIIGLNGRDSHAYIANSKWKARHSVISLLFLPWIFFAVGKDLAILPSGKVLMGEQLFQRNIDFMNDNNIVKDNEDILMFYSDGLISYEDDGNGFTRSSVFSYWNEEGELNIKTADFVDVKNLKVEYGNDTDEQTVITVELNDESQFLLIISTLDKLDQDFYQRLRKNWYQTNKLADNKES; translated from the coding sequence ATGTCACCAGTTTGTCAGCTAGCTGGTTGTGTTAAATTTGCGTTTTTGCTACTTCTATTCCCGCAAATGGCATTCGCTGCAGCGCAATATACTGTCGAAATCAAACCCGCTCCCGTTTGGGTACAGCAGGTACAGACCTCAAAACCAGACACCATCCCTGTAGATGATATTGAGTCAGGCAACTACTATTTACTGGTGGATAATCAATTAAAGATTGATGAAACCAGTTCTAAGGTAAGGTTTAACCGTATACAGCAGTTAGTGGTCAATCAAAGAGGATTAGAGCATAACTCCCAGATAGAAGTGGATTTCGACCCCTTGTATGAATCTTTGGTGTTTCACTCTCTTGCTATTATTCGTGACGATCAAACCATAGATAAACTTGCTAGTAGTGATATTTCAGTATTAAAACAGGAGGGACGAATTGAACAAGGTCTCTATGATGGCCGGTTAACCGCTAATATCATTTTGGCTGATCTGCGTGTTGGTGATGTTATTGATTATAGCTACTCAGTTATTGGTGCTAACCCAATTTATCAGGGCATATTCTCCTACCGTCGTACTCTGCAATGGTCTGTGCCACTTTATGCACAGAGTGTAAGAGTTTTGTGGGGTAAGACAAAACCTCTGTATGTGGATGTCAGAAATGCGCCAAATACTGTATCACACAAGGATATCACCTTAGATAACAAGCCTTACGTTGAATACGCTATTTCACGCTCGAATAGCCCAATATTGATAACTGAAAGCAATACACCGACTTGGTATAACCCGTTCGTTACTGTGTATTTCTCAGAGATTAATCACTGGGGTAGAGTAGTTGATTGGGCTCAGCCCTTGTATCATCAACCCGAGATAAATGCTAACAATGTTCAAGAGGTCATTAATGAGATTAAACTCAAAACCTCGGTGCCCAATCAGCAAGTCATGTTGGCACTTAACTATGTTCAAGATCAGATCCGCTACTTAGGCCTTGAGATGGGCATTAACTCGCACCAGCCGTCCAAAGCTGAAGATACTCTAGAGCGGCGTTATGGAGACTGTAAAGACAAGGTCGTCTTGTTCATCGCGCTGCTTAAAGGCATGGATATTGATGCATACCCAGTATTAGTCGATACCGAAGAGGGCCTAGATCTGCCTTTACAACCTGTGTCGATAAACGCTTTCAATCATGTTATCGCTAAAGTTCAAGTATTGGGTATGACTTATTGGCTAGATCCAACCATGAATTATCAAAGAGGGCCTTTGAGTGCTATTTACCAAGCAGATTATGATTACGGTTTAGTGATTAAGCCCGGTGTCAGTGAACTAGCAGAGATTAAGATCCATGATCCACAATCTATGTTGGTCAAAACAGAAATCTATGATCTAAGTGCAGGTAAGGATGGTGAGTCAAAACTAACAGCTAAGAACCAGTACCTTGGAGATAGAGCACAGAATTTACGTTACCAACTCGAAGATATCGGTTTTAAAGCACTGCAGTCCCTTTATGAAGATTATTATCGGGAGCTTTTTTCCGATATAAAGTTAATCGATAAAGTTATCATTAGTGATGACAAGCAAACCGGCGTGCTCTACACGCAACAAGACTATGTTATTCAACAAGCGTGGCAACCAGAAGGCGATAATTTTGACATTGGGTTTACCAGCCACTCGATAAGAAATGCACTAAATAAACCGAGTAAAGCTGAGCGCAGCTCACCTTATTGGATAAGTTTTCCAAATAAGATCGACCACACTATAGAGATAAAGGTATCGAACGGTAATTGGACTTTTCCTAGTGAATCATTAGTGGAGGATAACCCATACTTCTCCTATGAGTACTCTGTAAACTTTAATGATGACGCTAAATTGCTCACCCTTAAGTTTAATTACCGCTCGAAAGCAGGAGCTATCCCTGAGATGAACATAGGGGACTATATTGCTGCTATTGAAAAGATAGAGGAGTCACTTTACTACTCTATCATCACTTATGGAGATGGCGCGTCTACGGCAAATGAAGCAAGTGACTCAGGAGCTGCAGTTAACGAAGGCCTGAGTACTCAGGATGAGTTGATTTTATTCGCTGTACTGCTGTATATCTTAGGTGTGATCTATGCCATTGCAACCTGGCGAATCGATTCGAGTAGTCGACTTGAGTATTGTGATGAAGTGTATTATCCGGTATCCCGACGAAAGATGCTCATCTTATCTTTGGCAACTGGTGGGATTTATACCAGTTATTGGATCTATAGAAACTGGAAGTATGTAAAACAGACTGAGCAGTTGGGCATTATGCCAATCGCTAGGGGAATATTTAGTGCCTTTTGGTATTACCCCTTATTCAGTCACTTAGTTGCTGACAGTAAAGCACGGTTTGCTAAAAATACCATCATGCCCATGGGTATAGGAGTTGTCGCAGCGATACTATTTTTTATTGCAAACTACAGCTATAACACAGATAACTGGTATCTAGTCGGGATGCTTGCCTCTCCAATCCTTCTGTTTCCGATGCTTAGTTATATTATTGGGCTTAATGGCAGAGACTCTCACGCTTATATTGCAAACTCTAAGTGGAAAGCACGCCACAGTGTCATTTCCCTGCTTTTTCTCCCTTGGATATTTTTTGCTGTCGGCAAAGATTTAGCAATTTTGCCATCTGGAAAGGTCTTAATGGGTGAGCAACTATTCCAACGTAATATCGATTTTATGAATGACAACAATATCGTTAAAGATAATGAAGATATTTTGATGTTCTATAGTGATGGACTCATCAGTTATGAAGATGATGGTAATGGGTTTACTCGCTCTAGCGTTTTTTCCTATTGGAATGAGGAGGGCGAGCTTAATATCAAAACCGCAGACTTTGTCGATGTAAAAAACCTTAAAGTTGAATATGGCAATGATACGGATGAACAAACGGTGATCACAGTAGAGTTAAATGATGAGAGTCAATTTTTACTGATCATCTCCACCTTAGACAAGCTAGATCAAGACTTCTATCAAAGGTTAAGGAAGAATTGGTATCAGACGAATAAGCTTGCAGACAATAAAGAGAGTTAA
- a CDS encoding AraC family transcriptional regulator — translation MNKKTPKLSFKKELNLIGFEILSLEELYSRKAPSFLTRSKILQFYIVIFIVEGQGEHFIDFNAHDISKGSIIFIGKNQAHAWQKYRSCEGFAILFTDNFLYKNQVEFNTLSYDYPFNPILYNQVISVSEQAQFESFKSLIRFISEEYALSSYATQQKVLQTLLRTLLLKVHCLLVKSDSTTKKQSKELFVRLQKILDQNIMHTKTANDYIALLGVSYHQVNSVVKQYTNKSLKLFIDDTLILHAKRLLSNDNNISQSAIALGFDEATNFTKFFKKRTGQTPKEFKEFISK, via the coding sequence ATGAATAAAAAAACACCTAAATTATCTTTTAAAAAAGAGTTAAATCTCATTGGATTTGAAATTTTATCATTAGAGGAATTGTATTCAAGAAAGGCCCCATCATTCTTAACTCGTTCAAAAATATTACAATTTTATATTGTAATATTCATCGTAGAGGGACAGGGAGAGCATTTTATTGATTTCAATGCTCATGATATCAGCAAAGGTAGCATTATCTTTATTGGTAAAAACCAAGCACATGCTTGGCAGAAGTATCGTAGCTGTGAAGGTTTTGCTATTCTATTTACAGATAATTTCCTATATAAAAATCAAGTTGAATTCAATACCTTATCTTATGACTACCCCTTTAACCCAATTCTATATAACCAAGTAATATCAGTATCAGAGCAAGCACAGTTTGAATCGTTTAAATCTTTAATTCGGTTCATCTCAGAAGAATATGCATTATCCAGTTATGCAACTCAACAAAAGGTTTTACAAACACTGTTGAGAACCCTGCTCCTAAAAGTACACTGTCTCTTAGTAAAATCTGACAGCACCACTAAGAAGCAGTCAAAAGAGTTATTTGTTCGACTGCAAAAAATATTAGACCAGAATATCATGCATACTAAAACTGCAAATGACTATATCGCACTACTTGGGGTTTCATATCACCAAGTAAACTCAGTGGTAAAACAATACACGAATAAATCTCTTAAACTGTTTATTGACGATACTCTCATTTTACATGCTAAACGATTGTTATCTAATGACAATAATATAAGTCAAAGCGCAATTGCTTTAGGTTTTGATGAAGCAACAAATTTTACTAAGTTTTTTAAAAAACGCACAGGGCAAACCCCCAAAGAGTTTAAAGAGTTCATTTCAAAATAA